A section of the Paracoccaceae bacterium genome encodes:
- a CDS encoding cyclase family protein: protein MGLEFTNLSHRFGYQCPNWPYFKDVAIERKHYMAKSGVLSQTITTTMHVTTHIDAPAHVVQGTPFIDEVPLPHFFGSGLVVSIPKKKWEQITGEDLEKACGHAIRKGDVLIINTGWHKQYEDGDYFAYCPGLVPSAAEWIIEKGIKVVGHDTQANDHPLATAIGPQRNGPILPHLEAEYLEWSGGIPWDEAFPEWEPVHNMLFKNGIMGIENVGGDLDAVTGKRVTLAFFPWNWDRGDGCIVRLVAITDKKQAYRIEAGEAF, encoded by the coding sequence ATGGGACTGGAGTTCACCAACCTCAGCCACCGCTTCGGGTACCAATGCCCGAACTGGCCGTATTTCAAAGACGTCGCGATTGAACGAAAGCACTATATGGCCAAGTCCGGCGTGCTGTCTCAGACCATAACCACGACAATGCACGTGACCACCCATATCGATGCACCCGCCCATGTCGTGCAGGGGACACCTTTCATCGACGAGGTGCCTCTGCCGCATTTCTTCGGCTCGGGCCTTGTCGTGTCGATCCCGAAAAAGAAGTGGGAGCAGATTACCGGCGAGGATCTGGAAAAAGCCTGCGGTCACGCGATCCGCAAGGGCGATGTGCTGATCATCAACACCGGTTGGCACAAGCAATATGAAGACGGGGATTACTTCGCCTATTGCCCCGGCCTTGTGCCGTCTGCGGCCGAATGGATCATCGAAAAGGGCATCAAGGTTGTCGGCCACGACACCCAGGCCAATGATCACCCGCTGGCCACGGCCATTGGCCCGCAGCGAAATGGCCCGATCCTGCCGCACCTTGAAGCGGAATACCTCGAATGGTCCGGCGGCATTCCCTGGGATGAAGCCTTCCCGGAGTGGGAGCCGGTGCACAATATGCTGTTCAAGAACGGCATCATGGGGATCGAGAACGTCGGCGGCGATCTGGACGCTGTCACCGGCAAGCGCGTGACACTCGCCTTTTTTCCGTGGAACTGGGACCGTGGCGACGGTTGCATTGTCCGACTGGTGGCAATCACCGACAAGAAGCAAGCCTATCGGATCGAGGCCGGAGAGGCATTCTGA
- a CDS encoding SDR family oxidoreductase translates to MQNPLSMFDVSGKTALITGASGAFGMVAARVLAGAGCNLVLAAGNADALEDIAAQCRDLGAKVHTINARPSDEAACTQMADEAAKAFGSLDILVVASGMNKVALIEDMAPETFTDVMNANVTQTWLIARAATKVMKAQGTGGKIVLVSSARGLLGHPAGYTAYCASKAAVDGMTKALGCELGPTGITVNAIAPTVFRSPLTAWMFEDTDKAKAVRAGFLARVPKGRLGEPEDLAGPLLFLASKASDFYTGHILYADGGYTAG, encoded by the coding sequence ATGCAGAATCCGTTGTCGATGTTTGACGTTTCCGGCAAGACCGCGCTGATTACCGGCGCGTCGGGCGCATTCGGAATGGTTGCCGCGCGGGTGCTGGCGGGCGCTGGCTGCAATCTGGTGCTGGCGGCGGGCAATGCCGATGCGCTGGAAGACATCGCCGCCCAGTGCCGGGATTTGGGCGCAAAGGTCCACACGATAAACGCACGCCCGTCGGATGAGGCGGCTTGTACCCAAATGGCCGATGAGGCCGCCAAGGCGTTCGGGTCGCTCGATATTCTTGTTGTCGCGTCCGGGATGAACAAGGTCGCGCTGATCGAAGATATGGCGCCCGAGACCTTCACCGACGTGATGAATGCAAATGTGACGCAGACATGGCTGATCGCGCGGGCCGCGACGAAGGTGATGAAGGCACAGGGGACGGGCGGCAAGATTGTCCTCGTCTCCTCTGCGCGCGGGTTGTTGGGGCATCCGGCGGGGTACACAGCATATTGCGCTTCGAAAGCGGCGGTTGACGGCATGACCAAGGCGCTGGGGTGCGAGCTTGGGCCGACCGGGATCACCGTCAATGCAATCGCGCCGACGGTGTTCCGATCACCCCTGACCGCCTGGATGTTTGAGGATACCGACAAGGCCAAAGCTGTGCGCGCCGGGTTCCTGGCGCGAGTTCCGAAAGGGCGTCTGGGTGAGCCTGAAGATCTGGCCGGACCGCTGCTGTTCCTCGCCTCCAAAGCGTCGGATTTCTATACCGGGCACATTCTATATGCCGACGGTGGGTATACCGCGGGATGA
- a CDS encoding branched-chain amino acid ABC transporter permease — MDWVNAIVQGVLLGGLYALFAAGLSLIFGVMRLVNIAHGDLIVLAAYLGLTVVGLTGMHPLLALLSVVPTMAAIGYVLQRGILNHTLGDDLLPPLLVTFGLSVILQNAFLEGYTADPQKMNAGALETASVQVGGLSLGILPLLTFGIAVALIAGLQWIFYRTALGRAFRAVSDNQDIAQLMGLNRRHIFGLAMALALAVTAVAGILLGIRTSFDPTAGAGRLSYGFEAVIIGGLGNLWGTLAGGVILGVAQTIGAKIDPGWQILAGHIAFLIVLAIRPQGLFPRVSG; from the coding sequence ATGGATTGGGTCAACGCCATCGTTCAAGGGGTTTTGCTTGGTGGGCTTTATGCCTTGTTCGCAGCAGGGCTGAGCCTGATTTTCGGCGTGATGCGGCTGGTCAATATCGCGCACGGCGACCTGATCGTGCTGGCGGCCTATCTGGGGCTGACAGTTGTCGGGCTGACCGGGATGCACCCGCTTCTGGCGCTGCTGTCTGTGGTGCCGACCATGGCCGCCATCGGTTATGTCCTGCAACGGGGTATTCTGAACCACACGCTGGGCGACGATCTGTTGCCGCCGCTTCTGGTGACATTCGGGCTGTCGGTGATCCTGCAGAACGCGTTTTTGGAAGGCTATACCGCCGACCCGCAGAAAATGAATGCAGGCGCTTTGGAGACGGCCAGCGTTCAAGTCGGGGGGTTAAGCCTGGGCATCCTGCCGCTGCTGACGTTTGGCATTGCGGTGGCCCTGATCGCCGGGTTGCAATGGATATTCTATCGCACTGCGCTGGGCCGCGCGTTCCGCGCCGTGTCCGACAATCAGGACATCGCGCAACTGATGGGCCTGAACCGGCGGCACATCTTTGGTCTGGCCATGGCACTGGCACTTGCTGTCACTGCCGTTGCGGGCATCCTGCTTGGCATTCGGACTAGTTTTGATCCGACGGCTGGCGCGGGGCGGCTGAGCTATGGTTTCGAAGCGGTGATCATCGGTGGCCTCGGCAACCTTTGGGGCACATTGGCAGGTGGCGTCATTCTTGGCGTTGCCCAAACCATCGGCGCAAAGATTGACCCGGGCTGGCAAATCCTTGCTGGACACATTGCCTTCCTAATCGTCCTGGCCATCCGCCCACAGGGCCTATTCCCGAGGGTTTCCGGATGA
- a CDS encoding ATP-binding cassette domain-containing protein, whose amino-acid sequence MPDPILKLSGLDAHYGDFQALYGIDMVLAPGEVLAIIGANGAGKTTLLRSISGLMANAPEQIAYRGQPIGSLRADQIAALGIALVPEGRQLFPSLSVEENLLIGGRLGRKGRWSLEAVFDLFPVLKQRRAVPSTELSGGQQQMVAIGRALMSNPDLILFDEISLGLAPVIIKSIYDALPGIVGEGMSAIIVEQDISKALSVSDRVYCLQEGRVSLESASGDASREAISAAYFGID is encoded by the coding sequence ATGCCTGACCCGATCCTCAAACTGTCGGGCCTTGACGCCCACTATGGCGACTTTCAAGCCCTATACGGTATCGACATGGTGCTGGCACCGGGCGAAGTTCTGGCCATCATCGGGGCAAACGGTGCTGGCAAGACGACGCTATTGCGCTCGATCTCGGGCCTGATGGCGAATGCGCCGGAACAGATTGCCTATCGCGGACAGCCAATCGGAAGCCTGCGCGCGGATCAGATCGCCGCCCTTGGCATTGCGCTGGTGCCCGAGGGGCGGCAGCTGTTCCCCTCGCTGTCGGTCGAAGAAAACCTGTTGATTGGTGGGCGGCTAGGCCGCAAGGGACGGTGGAGCCTTGAGGCGGTGTTTGATCTGTTCCCGGTTCTGAAGCAACGCCGCGCGGTGCCGTCAACCGAACTTTCCGGCGGGCAACAGCAGATGGTCGCCATCGGACGGGCATTGATGTCGAACCCCGATCTGATCCTGTTCGATGAAATCAGCCTTGGACTGGCACCCGTTATCATCAAGTCGATCTACGACGCCCTGCCGGGGATCGTGGGCGAGGGCATGTCGGCGATTATTGTCGAACAAGACATCTCGAAGGCGCTGTCCGTCTCGGACCGGGTTTATTGCCTGCAGGAAGGTCGTGTGTCGCTTGAAAGTGCGTCAGGCGATGCCTCGCGCGAGGCGATCAGCGCTGCCTATTTCGGGATCGACTAG
- a CDS encoding 3-keto-5-aminohexanoate cleavage protein, with protein sequence MARQKTIITCAVTGAIHTPTMSDTLPITADDIAAQAIAAAEAGASILHLHTRDPADGRPSVAPEHYEPFLGRIKQSTGAVINITTGGAPTMRITERLKAATKFSPEMCSLNMGSMNFAFHPLADRYETFKYDWEEDYIRGSEANIFRNTFADIREAAETLAPHDIKFEHEIYDVGHLYNLKFCMDSGLFKAPIFLQFVMGILGGIGSDIENLIFLKQTADRLFGDAYRWSVLGAGGAQMPLATTASQMGGNVRVGLEDSLYISRGTLAESNAQQVAKIRRIVEDLGCEVATPDEARDMLALKGGDRVNF encoded by the coding sequence ATGGCACGTCAGAAAACCATTATCACCTGCGCCGTCACCGGCGCGATCCATACACCAACGATGTCCGACACCTTGCCAATCACGGCGGATGACATTGCAGCCCAGGCGATTGCCGCCGCAGAAGCTGGCGCGTCAATATTGCACCTGCACACCCGTGACCCTGCAGACGGCCGCCCATCGGTCGCGCCGGAACATTACGAACCGTTTCTTGGCCGGATCAAGCAATCCACCGGCGCGGTCATCAACATCACCACCGGCGGCGCACCGACAATGCGGATCACCGAGCGTCTGAAGGCGGCAACCAAATTCAGCCCCGAGATGTGCTCGCTCAACATGGGGTCGATGAACTTCGCGTTTCACCCGCTCGCCGATCGCTACGAGACGTTCAAATACGATTGGGAGGAAGACTATATTCGCGGCTCGGAGGCCAATATTTTTCGCAATACTTTCGCTGACATCCGCGAAGCCGCCGAAACCCTCGCCCCGCACGACATCAAGTTCGAGCATGAAATTTACGACGTCGGGCACCTCTACAATCTAAAGTTCTGCATGGACTCCGGCCTGTTCAAGGCGCCGATTTTTTTACAATTCGTGATGGGAATCCTTGGCGGCATCGGGTCTGACATCGAGAACCTGATCTTCCTGAAACAGACCGCAGATCGCCTTTTCGGCGACGCGTATCGCTGGTCTGTTTTGGGGGCCGGTGGTGCGCAGATGCCGCTGGCCACGACGGCCAGCCAGATGGGCGGCAATGTCCGGGTCGGGCTTGAGGACAGCCTCTATATCTCACGCGGGACACTGGCAGAAAGCAATGCGCAACAAGTCGCCAAGATCCGTCGGATCGTCGAAGATCTGGGATGCGAAGTTGCCACACCGGATGAAGCGCGGGACATGCTTGCGTTGAAGGGAGGGGATCGAGTCAACTTCTGA
- a CDS encoding branched-chain amino acid ABC transporter permease has protein sequence MSASPNLSVSRTSRAAKVAAVLGLLVLVILALAPWWAGRANMRLMGEIFLYLALASLWNLMAGYAGLVSVGQQAYVGFGGYMLFALTIFGGLPPLVAIAGAAVLGAAISIPVALLIFRLRGAYFAIGTWVMAEVFRLSFAQISALGGGSGSSLPVDIVKSIANSRSMRESVSYWMALGSFIVVIAAVYLFLRSRRGLALTAIRDNELAAASLGIDIWRTKFVVYVVTGGLTAMVGALIFLQKLRISPDAAFSVNDWTAFVIFIVVIGGIGTLEGPIIGTLVFFALRETLADLGTIYLMVLGLVAIVIMLKAPKGLWGLLRARYDLQLFPLGYRVSGHTPDKET, from the coding sequence ATGAGCGCCAGCCCGAACCTTTCAGTCAGCCGTACGTCGCGCGCCGCGAAAGTTGCCGCCGTCCTTGGCCTGCTCGTTCTGGTCATTCTGGCGCTGGCCCCGTGGTGGGCAGGGCGCGCTAACATGCGCCTGATGGGCGAGATTTTTCTGTACCTCGCGCTCGCGTCTTTGTGGAACCTGATGGCTGGGTATGCAGGACTGGTATCTGTCGGGCAGCAAGCCTACGTCGGGTTCGGCGGCTACATGCTGTTTGCGCTGACCATTTTCGGTGGATTGCCCCCGCTCGTCGCTATTGCTGGTGCGGCGGTTCTGGGGGCTGCAATTTCGATCCCCGTCGCGTTATTGATATTCCGCCTGAGGGGCGCATACTTCGCCATTGGCACCTGGGTCATGGCCGAGGTTTTTCGGCTGTCCTTTGCCCAGATATCAGCACTGGGCGGCGGTTCGGGTTCGTCGCTTCCGGTGGACATCGTGAAATCCATCGCCAATTCACGCTCGATGCGGGAATCCGTCAGCTATTGGATGGCGCTTGGCAGTTTTATCGTCGTTATCGCCGCCGTCTATTTGTTCCTGCGCTCGCGCCGGGGCCTTGCGCTGACCGCAATTCGCGATAACGAGTTGGCGGCAGCCTCGCTTGGCATCGACATCTGGCGCACGAAATTCGTCGTCTACGTCGTGACCGGCGGGCTGACGGCGATGGTCGGTGCGCTGATCTTCCTGCAAAAGCTTCGTATCTCACCAGACGCGGCGTTTTCGGTCAACGACTGGACGGCTTTCGTGATCTTTATCGTTGTGATTGGCGGAATTGGCACGCTGGAAGGGCCGATCATCGGTACGTTGGTGTTCTTTGCCCTACGCGAAACATTGGCCGACCTCGGCACGATCTATTTGATGGTGCTGGGCCTTGTGGCGATTGTCATCATGCTGAAAGCGCCAAAAGGCCTTTGGGGGCTGCTGCGCGCGCGCTACGATCTGCAACTTTTCCCGCTTGGGTATCGGGTCAGCGGCCACACACCGGACAAGGAGACCTGA
- a CDS encoding ATP-binding cassette domain-containing protein, translating into MAMILQLDGLSKSFGAVTVADALGYDVPEGQALGIIGPNGAGKTTMFNLITGTLAPDGGVIRFQGEDVTRHSAARRCRAGMARSFQVPQPFGGMTVFENAMIAATQAAGLAGHEAERHCLEVLDQTGLLARANALAGSLTLLDRKRLELTRALCAKPKLLMLDEIAGGLTERECVSLVQTIKDIHASGVTIIWIEHVVHALLAVVDRLIVIDFGRKIAEGDPKTIMESPEVQEIYLGIEVDA; encoded by the coding sequence ATGGCGATGATCCTGCAACTTGACGGTCTGTCCAAATCCTTCGGTGCCGTCACGGTGGCCGACGCGCTGGGCTATGATGTGCCAGAAGGGCAGGCCCTGGGTATCATCGGCCCGAACGGGGCGGGAAAAACGACGATGTTCAACCTGATCACCGGAACACTGGCCCCGGACGGCGGCGTGATCCGGTTTCAGGGCGAAGACGTGACGCGCCACAGCGCCGCGCGCCGTTGCCGCGCGGGCATGGCGCGCAGCTTTCAGGTGCCACAACCCTTTGGCGGCATGACGGTGTTCGAAAACGCGATGATCGCCGCCACACAGGCCGCCGGGCTTGCCGGGCACGAGGCTGAGCGTCATTGCCTTGAAGTGCTGGACCAGACCGGCCTGCTGGCCCGCGCCAACGCGCTGGCTGGCAGTCTGACGCTGCTGGACCGCAAGCGGCTGGAATTGACCCGCGCGCTGTGCGCCAAACCCAAGCTGTTGATGCTGGACGAAATCGCAGGCGGTCTGACCGAACGCGAATGCGTCTCGCTGGTGCAGACCATCAAGGACATCCATGCAAGCGGCGTGACGATCATCTGGATCGAACATGTGGTGCACGCCCTGCTGGCTGTGGTCGACCGGCTGATCGTCATCGATTTCGGCCGCAAGATCGCCGAGGGCGACCCGAAAACCATCATGGAAAGCCCCGAAGTGCAGGAGATTTACTTGGGGATCGAAGTCGATGCCTGA
- a CDS encoding 3-hydroxyacyl-CoA dehydrogenase family protein, producing MTKGLQTAVIGAGLMGHGIALTLARAGHNVAITDPVPDALASVTARITDSLKLLEEPAGNIPKILKKIALCNSVEGAVKDAGFVIEAAPEKLDLKRSIFSEIEAHAPTDAVLASNTSVIQISKITGHLESRHRALGTHWWNPPHMIPLVEVVKTEWTAPAAAQAMFDLLAEAGKTPVMVEKDVPGFIGNRLQHALWREAVSLVENGICDAEAVDTVIKASFGRRLVVLGPLENADLVGTDLTLDIHENVLADLERRPGPSPYLQQLVSEGRLGMKTGEGFRKWADGDAEKIRDKVGRHLQQLQQTLGD from the coding sequence ATGACCAAAGGGCTGCAAACAGCGGTGATCGGCGCGGGCTTGATGGGGCATGGCATCGCGCTGACGCTGGCCCGGGCCGGACATAATGTTGCAATCACCGATCCGGTGCCGGATGCGCTTGCCAGTGTCACAGCGCGGATCACCGACAGCCTGAAACTGCTGGAGGAGCCTGCCGGGAATATTCCGAAAATCCTTAAGAAAATCGCGCTGTGCAATTCGGTTGAAGGGGCAGTCAAGGACGCGGGCTTCGTGATCGAAGCCGCCCCGGAAAAGCTGGACCTGAAGCGGTCGATTTTTTCCGAGATTGAAGCACATGCGCCGACTGATGCGGTGCTGGCCTCCAACACCTCGGTCATCCAAATCTCGAAGATCACCGGTCATCTGGAATCTCGCCACCGGGCGCTTGGCACCCACTGGTGGAACCCGCCGCACATGATCCCGCTGGTCGAGGTGGTGAAAACCGAATGGACCGCACCGGCAGCCGCGCAGGCGATGTTCGATCTGCTGGCCGAGGCCGGAAAAACGCCGGTCATGGTCGAAAAGGACGTGCCGGGGTTCATCGGCAACCGGCTGCAACATGCGCTGTGGCGCGAAGCGGTGTCGCTGGTCGAAAACGGCATCTGCGATGCCGAGGCTGTTGATACGGTCATCAAGGCCAGTTTCGGGCGGCGGCTTGTTGTGCTTGGCCCGCTTGAAAATGCTGATCTGGTCGGAACGGACCTGACGCTGGACATCCACGAAAACGTGCTTGCCGACTTGGAACGCCGGCCCGGCCCATCGCCCTATCTGCAACAATTGGTTTCCGAGGGCCGCCTTGGCATGAAAACCGGCGAAGGTTTTCGCAAATGGGCCGACGGAGATGCCGAGAAAATACGCGACAAAGTCGGTCGCCATCTGCAACAGTTACAGCAGACCTTGGGCGACTGA
- a CDS encoding cupin domain-containing protein: protein MLVKRFEDAEPYEAPNHWDVKGLRLQGFEDGGPTNQWMGLSHYLPGGGAGPDSSPIEKLYFIVEGELTVVIDGTETVLRKFDSCTIPAGEERLIENRSNHAAIMLVVMPYSPGAT, encoded by the coding sequence ATGCTGGTCAAACGGTTTGAGGATGCGGAACCCTACGAAGCCCCGAACCACTGGGATGTGAAGGGCCTGCGTCTTCAGGGCTTTGAAGACGGTGGCCCGACGAATCAATGGATGGGCCTGTCGCATTATTTGCCCGGCGGCGGCGCGGGGCCGGATTCGTCGCCAATCGAAAAGCTGTATTTCATTGTCGAAGGCGAATTGACGGTGGTGATTGACGGCACCGAGACCGTGCTGCGGAAATTCGACAGCTGCACCATTCCGGCGGGCGAGGAACGGTTGATCGAAAACCGCAGCAACCACGCGGCAATCATGCTGGTTGTGATGCCCTATTCGCCAGGGGCAACGTAA
- a CDS encoding ABC transporter substrate-binding protein has product MKKRLNTATRRGFLAASTAAIAAPAILRGTRAYAQNKGLKIGFVSPKTGPLAGFAEADDYIVEGINATFAGGLENNGSSWGVEIISRDSQSNPNRAAEVAADLILGDEVDIIVAAATPDTTNPVADQAEINEVPCITTDAPWQPYFFGRNGNPAEGFQSTYHFFWGLEDVIGVFLDIWGQSGVAKKVGGLFPNDADGNAWGDANLGLPTPLAAAGYDLVDPGRYQPLSDDFSNQIAAFRDANCEIVTGVMIPPDFGTFWAQSAQQGFAPKVVTVGKALLFPTVIDSYGDRADGLTSEVWWSPHHPFNSSLTGASARELADGYVAATGRPWTQPIGFKHALFEVAADVIKRAEDLDDPEAITAAIAATNLDTIVGNVNWSTGPVKNVSKTPLVGGQWQKEGDTFDLKIVANSDQPSIPTTGELKLI; this is encoded by the coding sequence ATGAAAAAACGACTGAACACCGCAACGCGCCGGGGCTTCCTTGCGGCCTCGACAGCCGCCATTGCTGCACCAGCAATCCTGCGCGGCACCCGCGCTTACGCGCAGAACAAAGGCCTGAAGATCGGCTTCGTCAGCCCCAAGACCGGCCCGCTGGCCGGGTTTGCCGAGGCCGACGATTACATCGTCGAAGGGATCAACGCGACCTTCGCGGGCGGTCTGGAAAACAACGGGTCCAGCTGGGGGGTCGAGATCATTTCGCGCGACAGCCAGTCCAACCCGAACCGTGCCGCCGAAGTGGCCGCCGACCTTATTCTGGGGGATGAGGTTGATATCATCGTCGCCGCCGCAACCCCGGACACCACAAACCCGGTCGCCGATCAGGCCGAGATCAACGAGGTGCCTTGCATCACCACCGACGCGCCCTGGCAGCCCTATTTCTTCGGGCGCAATGGCAACCCGGCCGAGGGCTTCCAAAGCACCTATCACTTCTTCTGGGGGCTAGAGGATGTGATCGGCGTGTTCCTCGATATCTGGGGGCAAAGCGGGGTCGCCAAGAAGGTCGGCGGTCTTTTCCCGAACGACGCGGACGGCAACGCCTGGGGCGATGCAAACCTGGGTCTGCCGACGCCTCTTGCCGCTGCAGGTTACGATCTGGTCGATCCGGGCCGCTATCAGCCTTTGTCGGATGACTTCAGTAACCAGATCGCTGCCTTCCGTGACGCGAATTGCGAGATCGTGACCGGCGTGATGATCCCGCCCGATTTCGGCACCTTCTGGGCACAGTCCGCGCAGCAGGGTTTTGCGCCCAAGGTCGTGACGGTCGGCAAGGCGCTGCTGTTCCCGACCGTGATTGACAGTTACGGCGACCGCGCCGACGGGCTGACGTCCGAGGTGTGGTGGTCACCGCACCACCCGTTCAACTCGTCGCTGACCGGAGCATCGGCACGCGAACTGGCAGACGGCTATGTCGCAGCCACGGGTCGCCCCTGGACGCAGCCGATCGGCTTTAAGCACGCCCTGTTCGAAGTGGCCGCCGATGTCATCAAACGGGCCGAGGATCTTGACGATCCGGAAGCCATCACAGCGGCCATTGCGGCCACCAACCTCGACACCATCGTGGGCAATGTGAACTGGTCCACCGGGCCGGTGAAGAACGTCAGCAAAACGCCCTTGGTCGGCGGGCAATGGCAGAAGGAAGGCGATACTTTCGATCTGAAAATTGTCGCCAATTCTGATCAGCCATCGATCCCGACCACCGGCGAATTGAAGCTGATCTAA